Proteins encoded within one genomic window of Camelina sativa cultivar DH55 chromosome 19, Cs, whole genome shotgun sequence:
- the LOC104767829 gene encoding putative F-box protein At3g23950: MDWCCFTKKATDGTPMYYVGNPLFQEWFRIPLPPFLSLQDLKILRNRGLNSDSGLVTKMQSGIVVSYKVVFVMSHGGIKVGFAIYSSDTWTWETRHVTCLDFILLFGSHKSIALNGILHWIFYRDGSGTRSILAYDFYGGHDDILCSIVDFPDTGEVEGLSRFTRTITTSEGSIVYFNEFVENGNRTLRVWRLVTYTDVDPEAWQLFWEVSLEPLIEFFGVVISQCLYEETAENSKKCMDGCILSFNECSEYMQRYYIPLRSTGIVNHLFSQYVLPRWLQRLPRPQPT; this comes from the exons ATGGATTGGTGTTGCTTTACGAAAAAAGCTACCGATGGAACTCCTATGTATTACGTTGGAAACCCTCTGTTTCAAGAATGGTTTCGAATCCCTCTCCCTCCTTTCCTCTCTTTGCAAGATCTTAAGATATTAAGGAACCGCGGGCTTAACAGCGACAGTGGATTGGTTACGAAGATGCAGAGTGGTATTGTTGTGAGTTACAAGGTAGTGTTCGTGATGAGTCATGGTGGTATTAAAGTCGGTTTTGCGATTTACTCATCTGATACATGGACGTGGGAAACTCGACACGTGACTTGTCTTGATTTTATACTCTTGTTTGGTTCGCACAAGTCAATTGCTTTGAATGGGATTCTTCACTGGATTTTTTATAGGGATGGCAGTGGCACCCGTTCTATTTTAGCCTACGATTTCTATGGAGGTCATGATGATATATTGTGTAGTATCGTAGATTTCCCAGATACTGGAGAAGTTGAGGGGTTATCGCGTTTTACGAGAACCATCACGACCTCGGAAGGGTCTATTGTGTATTTCAACGAGTTCGTTGAGAATGGAAACCGCACATTACGGGTTTGGAGGCTGGTCACGTACACCGATGTTGATCCTGAGGCGTGGCAGCTCTTTTGGGAAGTTAGCTTGGAGCCTTTGATCGAGTTCTTTGGTGTCGTTATTTCCCAGTG TCTTTACGAGGAAACCGCAGAGAATAGCAAAAAGTGTATGGATGGTTGCATCTTGAGTTTTAATGAGTGCAGCGAGTATATGCAGAGGTACTATATCCCACTGAGATCAACTGGTATTGTTAATCACCTCTTTTCACAGTATGTTCTCCCTCGTTGGCTACAACGTCTCCCTCGTCCTCAGCCTACTTAA
- the LOC104766351 gene encoding beta-amylase 1, chloroplastic yields the protein MALNISHQLGVLAGTPIKSGEMTDSSILSVSPPSARMMMSSKPMNRNYKSHGTDPSPPMSPVLGATRADLSVACKAYAVETGVETIEEQRSYKEGGIVEKREGGGVPVFVMMPLDSVTMGNTVNRRKAMKASLQALKSAGVEGIMIDVWWGLVEKESPGTYNWGGYNELLEMAKKLGLKVQAVMSFHQCGGNVGDSVTIPLPQWVIEEVDKDPELAYTDQWGRRNHEYVSLGADTLPVLKGRTPVQCYGDFMRAFRDNFKHLLGDTIVEIQVGMGPAGELRYPSYPEQEGTWKFPGIGAFQCYDKYSLSSLKAAAEAYGKPEWGSTGPTDAGHYNNWPEDTQFFKKEDGGWNTEYGEFFLSWYSQMLLDHGERILSSAKSIFESTGVKISVKIAGIHWHYGTRSHAPELTAGYYNTRFRDGYLPIAQMLARHNAIFNFTCIEMRDHEQPQDALCAPEKLVNQVALATLAAEVPLAGENALPRYDDYAHEQILKATALSFDQNSEGEKREMCAFTYLRMNPELFQANNWGKFVAFVKKMGEGRDSHRCWEEVEREAEHFVHVTQPLVQEAAVALTH from the exons atggcgCTTAATATATCGCATCAGCTCGGAGTACTCGCCGGAACTCCGATCAAATCCGGCGAAATGACCGATTCGTCGATATTATCTGTTTCACCACCATCGGCGAGGATGATGATGTCCTCAAAACCGATGAATCGAAACTACAAGTCTCACGGGACAGATCCATCGCCTCCGATGAGTCCTGTTTTAGGTGCGACGCGTGCGGATCTGTCGGTGGCGTGTAAAGCTTACGCGGTGGAGACCGGAGTTGAAACCATCGAGGAGCAGAGATCGTATAAGGAAGGAGGGATTgtggagaagagagaaggaggaggTGTTCCTGTGTTTGTGATGATGCCGCTTGATAGTGTTACGATGGGGAATACGGTGAATCGGAGGAAAGCGATGAAAGCGAGTTTGCAGGCGTTGAAGAGTGCTGGTGTTGAAGGGATTATGATTGATGTGTGGTGGGGTTTGGTTGAGAAGGAGTCTCCTGGTACTTATAATTGGGGTGGTTATAATGAGTTGCTTGAGATGGCTAAGAAGCTTGGGCTTAAGGTTCAAGCTGTTATGTCGTTTCATCAGTGTGGTGGTAACGTTGGTGACTCTGTCAC tATTCCTCTGCCTCAGTGGGTTATTGAAGAGGTTGACAAGGACCCAGAGCTTGCATACACTGATCAGTGGGGAAGAAGGAACCATGAGTACGTATCACTTGGTGCGGATACACTCCCGGTTCTCAAAGGTAGAACTCCCGTGCAGTGCTATGGGGATTTCATGCGTGCTTTCAGAGACAACTTCAAGCATCTTCTTGGAGACACCATTGTG GAAATCCAAGTGGGAATGGGACCTGCAGGAGAGCTGCGTTACCCTTCGTACCCTGAGCAAGAAGGGACATGGAAGTTCCCAGGGATTGGAGCCTTCCAGTGCTATGATAAG TACTCGTTAAGTAGCTTGAAAGCAGCAGCTGAGGCTTATGGGAAGCCAGAATGGGGCAGTACTGGTCCAACTGATGCTGGTCACTACAATAACTGGCCAGAAGACACTCAGTTCTTCAAAAAAGAAGATGGTGGTTGGAACACAGAGTACGGAGAGTTCTTCCTCTCATGGTACTCTCAGATGCTTCTAGATCATGGTGAGCGGATTCTTTCATCAGCCAAATCGATATTCGAAAGCACGGGTGTCAAAATATCTGTCAAAATCGCTGGAATCCACTGGCACTACGGGACCCGTTCTCACGCCCCTGAGCTCACAGCGGGATACTACAACACAAGGTTCAGAGATGGGTACCTACCGATCGCCCAAATGTTAGCCAGACACAACGCCATATTCAACTTCACATGTATCGAGATGAGGGACCACGAACAGCCTCAAGACGCGCTTTGTGCACCAGAGAAGCTAGTTAACCAGGTGGCTCTAGCCACTCTGGCCGCAGAAGTTCCTCTAGCTGGTGAAAACGCATTGCCTAGGTACGATGACTATGCGCACGAGCAGATCCTCAAGGCCACAGCGCTGAGCTTCGATCAGAACAGCGAGGGAGAAAAGCGAGAGATGTGTGCATTTACTTACCTAAGGATGAACCCGGAGTTGTTTCAGGCGAATAACTGGGGGAAATTTGTAGCGTTTGTGAAGAAAATGGGCGAAGGAAGAGACTCTCATAGGTGTTGGGAAGAAGTTGAGCGTGAAGCTGAGCATTTTGTGCACGTTACTCAGCCGCTGGTTCAAGAAGCTGCAGTGGCTCTCACTCACTAG
- the LOC104766346 gene encoding putative F-box protein At3g23950, with translation MDIQEMVEEVLARLPLKSIARFRSTSRRWKLLIDSNSFRDYFISRNSSSSISWSIIQMQPHKLTLEIIGHHGCKTWGLTRSPGSLVSFFVERAIKKLLVLACTDGLVLLYAQATDGTPMYYVGNTLFQEWFRIPLPPFLSLQDLEILRTYDRFSDSGLVTKMQSGIVLSYKVVWLIIRQAAKVEFAIYSSDTGTWETRNVTCIDSLVWYGTHNSIALNGILHWIHDKISSFVAYNFYGGHDDDRLCSIVDFPDNGELHKLSRFRKTITTSEGSIVYFNEFRENGNLTLRVWRLVTYISSINAPQDQWQLFWEVSLASLVELGVDYFPVVMHPLNSEIIYLWSRGNNMLILFNLRTHAFRLQAETADNGNKCMDGCILSFNRCSEYMQMHNMVAIPFYGPNHLLFSQFVLPRWMQRLPRPQPN, from the coding sequence atggATATTCAAGAAATGGTGGAGGAAGTCTTGGCGCGATTACCATTGAAGAGCATCGCAAGATTCAGATCAACGAGCAGAAGATGGAAACTTCTGATCGATTCAAACTCCTTCAGAGATTACTTCATCTCTCgcaactcatcttcttcaatctcatgGTCAATCATTCAGATGCAACCTCACAAGCTGACACTTGAAATCATTGGTCATCATGGATGCAAAACATGGGGACTTACTCGTTCTCCGGGATCTTTGGTGAGTTTCTTCGTCGAGAGAGCAATCAAGAAGCTACTAGTCTTGGCTTGCACCGATGGATTGGTCTTGCTTTACGCACAAGCTACCGATGGAACTCCTATGTATTACGTTGGAAACACTCTGTTTCAAGAATGGTTTCGAATCCCTCTCCCTCCTTTCCTCTCCTTGCAAGATCTTGAGATATTACGGACCTACGATCGTTTCAGCGACAGTGGATTGGTTACGAAGATGCAGAGTGGTATCGTTTTGAGTTACAAGGTTGTGTGGTTGATCATTCGCCAGGCTGCTAAAGTCGAATTTGCGATTTACTCATCTGATACAGGGACGTGGGAAACACGAAATGTGACTTGTATTGATTCTTTAGTCTGGTATGGTACGCACAACTCAATTGCTTTGAACGGGATTCTTCACTGGATTCACGACAAGATCAGTTCTTTTGTAGCCTACAATTTCTATGGTGGTCATGATGATGATAGATTATGTAGTATCGTAGATTTCCCAGATAATGGAGAACTTCATAAGTTATCACGTTTTAGAAAAACCATCACGACCTCGGAAGGGTCTATTGTGTATTTCAACGAGTTCCGTGAGAATGGAAACCTGACATTACGTGTTTGGAGGCTGGTCACGTACATTAGTAGCATTAATGCTCCTCAGGACCAGTGGCAGCTCTTTTGGGAAGTTAGCTTGGCGTCTTTGGTCGAGTTAGGTGTCGATTATTTTCCGGTGGTGATGCATCCTTTGAACTCTGAGATCATCTACTTGTGGAGCAGGGGAAACAATATGCTGATCTTGTTTAACTTAAGGACACATGCGTTTAGGCTTCAGGCGGAAACTGCAGACAATGGCAACAAGTGTATGGATGGTTGTATCTTGAGTTTTAACCGGTGCAGTGAGTATATGCAGATGCACAATATGGTAGCAATACCATTTTATGGTCCTAACCATCTCCTCTTTTCCCAGTTTGTTCTCCCTCGTTGGATGCAACGTCTCCCTCGTCCCCAGCCTAATTAG
- the LOC104766349 gene encoding dihydroxy-acid dehydratase, chloroplastic isoform X1: MQATIFSPRATLFPCKPLHPSHNVNSRNRPSTFFCSVQSVTADPSPPATDSNKLNKYSSRITEPKSQGGSQAILHGVGLSDDDLLKPQVGISSVWYEGNTCNMHLLKLSEAVKEGVENAGMVGFRFNTIGVSDAISMGTRGMCFSLQSRDLIADSIETVMSAQWYDGNISIPGCDKNMPGTIMAMGRLNRPGIMVYGGTIKPGHFQEKTYDIVSAFQSYGEFVSGSISDEQRKTVLHHSCPGAGACGGMYTANTMASAIEAMGMSLPYSSSIPAEDPLKLDECRLAGKYLLELLRMDLKPRDIITPQSLRNAMVTVMALGGSTNAVLHLIAIARSVGLELTLDDFQKVSDAVPFLADLKPSGKYVMEDIHKIGGTPAVLRFLLEHGFMDGDCMTVTGQTLAQNLENVSSLSEGQEIIRPVSNPIKETGHIQILRGDLAPDGSVAKITGKEGLYFSGPALVFEGEESMLAAISADPMSFKGTVVVIRGEGPKGGPGMPEMLTPTSAIMGAGLGKECALLTDGRFSGGSHGFVVGHICPEAQEGGPIGLVENGDIITIDIGKKRIDTQVSPEEMNERRKKWTAPAYKVNRGVLYKYIKNVQSASDGCVTDE, encoded by the exons ATGCAAGCCACCATCTTCTCCCCACGCGCCACCCTCTTCCCTTGTAAACCTCTCCACCCTTCCCACAATGTCAACTCTCGCAACCGCCCCTCAACCTTCTTCTGCTCTGTTCAATCCGTGACCGCTGATCCTTCCCCACCCGCCACTGACTCCAACAAGCTCAACAAGTACAGCTCGAGAATCACCGAACCCAAATCCCAAG GTGGGTCTCAAGCGATTCTTCACGGTGTGGGTTTATCAGACGACGATTTGCTGAAACCCCAAGTTGGTATCTCGTCGGTGTGGTACGAAGGGAACACTTGTAATATGCATTTGCTGAAGTTGTCTGAGGCTGTGAAAGAAGGAGTTGAGAATGCTGGGATGGTTGGGTTTAGGTTTAATACGATTGGTGTGAGTGATGCTATCTCGATGGGAACGAGAGGGATGTGTTTTAGTTTGCAGTCTAGGGATTTGATTGCTGATAGTATTGAGACTGTGATGAGTGCACAATGGTATGATGGCAACATATCTATTCCTGGTTGTGATAAAAAT ATGCCTGGAACTATTATGGCTATGGGAAGGCTTAACAGACCAGGCATTATGGTTTATGGTGGAACCATTAAG CCTGGCCATTTTCAAGAAAAGACATATGACATAGTATCTGCTTTCCAG AGTTATGGAGAATTTGTTAGTGGTTCTATAAGTGATGAACAGAGAAAGACTGTCCTCCATCATTCATGTCCTGGAGCTGGAGCCTGTGGTGGTATGTACACAGCTAACACAATGGCTTCTGCAATCGAAGCCATGGGAATGTCCCTTCCTTACAG CTCTTCGATACCAGCTGAAGACCCATTGAAATTGGACGAGTGCCGTTTAGCTGGTAAATATCTTTTAGAATTGCTAAGAATGGACTTGAAACCACGGGATATTATCACTCCACAATCCCTTCGTAATGCAATGGTTACTGTCATGGCCCTTGGAGGATCGACAAATGCTGTATTGCATCTAATTGCTATTGCAAG GTCTGTTGGTTTGGAGTTGACCCTTGATGATTTTCAGAAGGTCAGCGATGCGGTTCCGTTTCTGGCAGATCTTAAACCCAGTGGGAAATATGTTATGGAGGATATACATAAG ATTGGTGGCACACCAGCTGTTCTTCGCTTTCTATTAGAGCATGGATTTATGGATGGGGATTGTATGACAG TCACAGGGCAGACTTTGgctcaaaatttagaaaacgtCTCCAGCTTAAGTGAAGGGCAG GAGATAATTAGACCTGTGTCAAATCCAATCAAGGAGACTGGTCACATACAAATTTTGAGAGGAGACCTTGCACCAGATGGTTCTGTAGCAAAAATTACCGGCAAAGAGGGATTATATTTCTCAG GTCCTGCGCTTGTATTTGAAGGAGAGGAATCTATGCTTGCTGCTATATCAGCAGACCCAATGAGTTTTAAG GGAACAGTGGTTGTTATCAGAGGAGAGGGGCCTAAAGGAGGTCCAGGTATGCCTGAGATGTTGACACCAACAAGTGCAATAATGGGTGCCGGTCTTGGAAAG GAATGTGCATTACTGACTGATGGTAGGTTCTCTGGTGGGTCACACGGTTTTGTTGTTGGCCACATCTGCCCTGAAGctcag GAGGGTGGTCCGATCGGTCTGGTAGAGAATGGAGACATAATCACCATTGACATAGGAAAGAAGAGAATAGACACACAAGTTTCACCCGAAGAAATGAATGAGCGTAGAAAGAAATGGACTGCTCCTGCATACAAGGTTAACCGTGGAGTCCTATACAAG TACATCAAGAACGTTCAATCGGCTTCAGATGGATGTGTGACTGATGAGTAA
- the LOC104766348 gene encoding late embryogenesis abundant protein 1-like: protein MSNLQQSYNAGQTKGQAQEKAEQWTESAKETAHSAGDKTANAAQSTKESAQHGQQQASGFIQQTGESVKNMAQGAVDGVKNTLGINEKK from the exons ATGTCGAACTTGCAACAATCCTACAACGCTGGACAGACCAAGGGCCAAGCTCAg GAGAAGGCTGAGCAATGGACAGAATCTGCCAAGGAAACTGCACACAGCGCCGGCGACAAGACTGCTAACGCGGCTCAGTCCACCAAAGAATCTGCTCAACATGGCCAACAACAAGCCTCTGGTTTCATCCAACAA ACTGGAGAGTCAGTGAAGAACATGGCTCAGGGTGCTGTTGATGGTGTCAAAAACACTCTTGGCATCAATGAGAAGAAATGA
- the LOC104766349 gene encoding dihydroxy-acid dehydratase, chloroplastic isoform X2, whose protein sequence is MQATIFSPRATLFPCKPLHPSHNVNSRNRPSTFFCSVQSVTADPSPPATDSNKLNKYSSRITEPKSQGGSQAILHGVGLSDDDLLKPQVGISSVWYEGNTCNMHLLKLSEAVKEGVENAGMVGFRFNTIGVSDAISMGTRGMCFSLQSRDLIADSIETVMSAQWYDGNISIPGCDKNMPGTIMAMGRLNRPGIMVYGGTIKPGHFQEKTYDIVSAFQSYGEFVSGSISDEQRKTVLHHSCPGAGACGGMYTANTMASAIEAMGMSLPYSSSIPAEDPLKLDECRLAGKYLLELLRMDLKPRDIITPQSLRNAMVTVMALGGSTNAVLHLIAIARSVGLELTLDDFQKVSDAVPFLADLKPSGKYVMEDIHKIGGTPAVLRFLLEHGFMDGDCMTVTGQTLAQNLENVSSLSEGQEIIRPVSNPIKETGHIQILRGDLAPDGSVAKITGKEGLYFSGPALVFEGEESMLAAISADPMSFKGTVVVIRGEGPKGGPGMPEMLTPTSAIMGAGLGKECALLTDGRFSGGSHGFVVGHICPEAQEGGPIGLVENGDIITIDIGKKRIDTQVSPEEMNERRKKWTAPAYKVNRGVLYKYIKNVQSASDGCVTDE, encoded by the exons ATGCAAGCCACCATCTTCTCCCCACGCGCCACCCTCTTCCCTTGTAAACCTCTCCACCCTTCCCACAATGTCAACTCTCGCAACCGCCCCTCAACCTTCTTCTGCTCTGTTCAATCCGTGACCGCTGATCCTTCCCCACCCGCCACTGACTCCAACAAGCTCAACAAGTACAGCTCGAGAATCACCGAACCCAAATCCCAAGGTGG GTCTCAAGCGATTCTTCACGGTGTGGGTTTATCAGACGACGATTTGCTGAAACCCCAAGTTGGTATCTCGTCGGTGTGGTACGAAGGGAACACTTGTAATATGCATTTGCTGAAGTTGTCTGAGGCTGTGAAAGAAGGAGTTGAGAATGCTGGGATGGTTGGGTTTAGGTTTAATACGATTGGTGTGAGTGATGCTATCTCGATGGGAACGAGAGGGATGTGTTTTAGTTTGCAGTCTAGGGATTTGATTGCTGATAGTATTGAGACTGTGATGAGTGCACAATGGTATGATGGCAACATATCTATTCCTGGTTGTGATAAAAAT ATGCCTGGAACTATTATGGCTATGGGAAGGCTTAACAGACCAGGCATTATGGTTTATGGTGGAACCATTAAG CCTGGCCATTTTCAAGAAAAGACATATGACATAGTATCTGCTTTCCAG AGTTATGGAGAATTTGTTAGTGGTTCTATAAGTGATGAACAGAGAAAGACTGTCCTCCATCATTCATGTCCTGGAGCTGGAGCCTGTGGTGGTATGTACACAGCTAACACAATGGCTTCTGCAATCGAAGCCATGGGAATGTCCCTTCCTTACAG CTCTTCGATACCAGCTGAAGACCCATTGAAATTGGACGAGTGCCGTTTAGCTGGTAAATATCTTTTAGAATTGCTAAGAATGGACTTGAAACCACGGGATATTATCACTCCACAATCCCTTCGTAATGCAATGGTTACTGTCATGGCCCTTGGAGGATCGACAAATGCTGTATTGCATCTAATTGCTATTGCAAG GTCTGTTGGTTTGGAGTTGACCCTTGATGATTTTCAGAAGGTCAGCGATGCGGTTCCGTTTCTGGCAGATCTTAAACCCAGTGGGAAATATGTTATGGAGGATATACATAAG ATTGGTGGCACACCAGCTGTTCTTCGCTTTCTATTAGAGCATGGATTTATGGATGGGGATTGTATGACAG TCACAGGGCAGACTTTGgctcaaaatttagaaaacgtCTCCAGCTTAAGTGAAGGGCAG GAGATAATTAGACCTGTGTCAAATCCAATCAAGGAGACTGGTCACATACAAATTTTGAGAGGAGACCTTGCACCAGATGGTTCTGTAGCAAAAATTACCGGCAAAGAGGGATTATATTTCTCAG GTCCTGCGCTTGTATTTGAAGGAGAGGAATCTATGCTTGCTGCTATATCAGCAGACCCAATGAGTTTTAAG GGAACAGTGGTTGTTATCAGAGGAGAGGGGCCTAAAGGAGGTCCAGGTATGCCTGAGATGTTGACACCAACAAGTGCAATAATGGGTGCCGGTCTTGGAAAG GAATGTGCATTACTGACTGATGGTAGGTTCTCTGGTGGGTCACACGGTTTTGTTGTTGGCCACATCTGCCCTGAAGctcag GAGGGTGGTCCGATCGGTCTGGTAGAGAATGGAGACATAATCACCATTGACATAGGAAAGAAGAGAATAGACACACAAGTTTCACCCGAAGAAATGAATGAGCGTAGAAAGAAATGGACTGCTCCTGCATACAAGGTTAACCGTGGAGTCCTATACAAG TACATCAAGAACGTTCAATCGGCTTCAGATGGATGTGTGACTGATGAGTAA
- the LOC104766347 gene encoding putative F-box protein At3g23950: MDIQEMVMEVLARLPLKSIARFRSTSKGWKDLIDSDNFRDYFISRNSSSSISWSIIQTTQPHKLTLEIIGHHGCKTWGLTRSPGSLMSFYVERAIKKLQVLACTDGLVLLYAEATDGTPMYYVGNPLFQEWFRIPLPPFLSSQDLEILRNRGRLNDSGLVTKMQSGIVVSYKVVWLTRTKIEMFVPTNDKVDLVIYSSDTGTWETRHVTCLNTLFWFMKHKSIALNGILHWIYGIASNFVAHDFYDDRWSGIVNFPDREVEELSRFRRTITTSEGCIVYFNEFTENGNRTLRVWRLVKYISGPEAWELSWDVSLEPLIELGADYFPVVMHPLNSEVIYLWSTNEEMLILYNLRTHEFRLHEETADDSNKCMDGCILSFNGCSEYMQNHDMTALRNGITELLFSQYVLPRWLQRLPRPQPN; the protein is encoded by the coding sequence ATGGATATTCAAGAAATGGTGATGGAAGTCTTGGCGCGACTACCATTGAAGAGCATCGCAAGATTCAGATCAACGAGCAAAGGATGGAAAGATTTGATCGATTCAGACAACTTCAGAGATTACTTCATCTCTCgcaactcatcttcttcaatctcgtGGTCAATCATTCAGACGACGCAACCTCACAAACTGACACTTGAAATCATAGGTCACCATGGATGCAAAACATGGGGACTTACTCGTTCTCCGGGATCTTTAATGAGTTTCTACGTGGAGAGAGCAATCAAGAAGCTACAAGTCTTGGCTTGCACCGATGGATTGGTGTTGCTTTACGCAGAAGCTACCGATGGAACTCCTATGTATTACGTTGGAAACCCTCTGTTTCAAGAATGGTTTCGAATCCCTCTCCCTCCTTTCCTCTCTTCGCAAGATCTTGAGATATTAAGGAACCGCGGGCGTTTGAACGACAGTGGATTGGTTACGAAGATGCAGAGTGGTATCGTTGTGAGTTACAAGGTTGTTTGGTTGACTCGCACGAAAATAGAAATGTTCGTTCCTACTAATGATAAAGTTGATTTAGTAATATACTCATCTGATACAGGGACGTGGGAAACTCGACATGTGACTTGTCTTAATACTTTATTCTGGTTTATGAAGCACAAGTCAATTGCTTTGAATGGGATTCTTCACTGGATTTACGGCATCGCCAGTAACTTTGTAGCCCACGATTTCTATGATGATAGATGGTCTGGTATCGTAAATTTCCCAGATAGAGAAGTTGAGGAGTTATCACGTTTTAGGAGAACCATCACAACCTCGGAAGGGTGTATTGTGTATTTCAACGAGTTCACTGAGAATGGAAACCGCACACTACGGGTTTGGAGGCTGGTCAAGTACATTTCTGGTCCTGAGGCGTGGGAGCTCTCTTGGGATGTCAGCTTGGAGCCTTTGATCGAGTTAGGTGCAGATTATTTTCCTGTGGTGATGCATCCTTTGAACTCTGAGGTCATATACTTGTGGAGCACGAACGAAGAAATGCTGATCTTGTATAACTTGAGGACACATGAGTTTAGGCTTCACGAGGAAACTGCAGACGATAGCAACAAGTGTATGGATGGTTGCATCTTGAGTTTTAACGGGTGCAGTGAGTATATGCAGAACCACGATATGACAGCATTACGAAATGGTATTACTGAACTCCTCTTTTCCCAGTATGTTCTCCCTCGTTGGCTGCAACGTCTCCCTCGTCCCCAGCCTAATTAG